A single window of Drosophila suzukii chromosome 3, CBGP_Dsuzu_IsoJpt1.0, whole genome shotgun sequence DNA harbors:
- the LOC108011246 gene encoding uncharacterized protein, giving the protein MQTLANSGLLSKKPSVGGSVKRTFDVTQLSSSGLGSKRGVQLPPLMLKGQIRPDQVEDARFRVVEPERRPLSDQQFNALIKRLVKCFMSEVEITKRLRKVTAHRSVNPGDLQLIRHLEALRRNYETERSVLVVKLSLDSRFNLYASHAAQIRETQPSKSSKSRRSNPSEALSRSDKIPQKTTNRKYEYDVRARQRQSGGSLPKGSPRKAIVCNHIVTPVQLSHRLREKLYRLQETSISPPPSESTPIEESSQDAVLDSAPQVSPSSSDIFYDIPDTNDF; this is encoded by the coding sequence ATGCAGACCTTGGCGAATTCCGGCTTACTATCCAAGAAGCCGAGCGTTGGGGGCTCTGTGAAGCGGACCTTCGATGTGACCCAGCTGAGCAGCTCCGGGTTGGGCAGCAAAAGGGGTGTTCAGCTACCGCCGCTGATGTTGAAGGGTCAGATTCGCCCGGACCAGGTGGAAGACGCCAGGTTTCGGGTGGTGGAACCCGAGCGGCGGCCCCTCAGCGATCAGCAGTTCAACGCTCTGATCAAACGGCTGGTCAAGTGCTTCATGTCGGAGGTGGAGATCACGAAGCGGCTGCGGAAGGTCACCGCCCACCGGTCGGTAAATCCGGGCGACCTGCAGCTCATCCGGCACCTGGAGGCCCTCCGTCGGAACTACGAAACCGAGCGATCCGTCCTGGTGGTGAAGCTCAGCCTCGACAGCCGCTTCAATCTGTATGCCTCTCATGCAGCGCAGATTCGGGAAACCCAGCCGAGCAAGTCCAGCAAATCCCGGAGAAGCAATCCTTCCGAGGCCCTTTCAAGGAGCGATAAAATACCACAGAAGACCACCAATCGCAAGTACGAGTACGATGTTCGCGCGAGGCAACGACAAAGCGGAGGATCCCTGCCCAAAGGGTCGCCCAGGAAAGCCATAGTCTGCAATCATATCGTAACACCTGTTCAACTGTCTCATAGGCTCAGGGAAAAGCTTTACAGACTGCAGGAAACTTCTATATCTCCACCTCCGTCGGAATCCACCCCCATTGAAGAATCGTCTCAAGACGCCGTTTTGGATTCAGCTCCTCAAGTTTCCCCTAGTTCTTCCGatatattttatgatattCCCGATACAAATGATTTTTAG
- the LOC108011236 gene encoding ubiquitin domain-containing protein 1, producing the protein MGACVCRANPDNETMSVSSASISRPASAGIAMGAARKNRPLCHETIRWRSDVPLTEGQLRSKRDEFWDTAPAFDGRKEIWDALRAATNAAEGLDFQMAQAILDGANVSVPNGYLTECYDELGTQYKVPIYCLSYPINIVKEENGRDSPAEYSEPVDGGTEIFLKLRISSTMTDVKLPVYSKDTVGQCKKKLQAAEAVDACCQRWFYSGKLLGDKVPIDECSIHQGYVVQVIVNTEHFNHDNSTSTAHAS; encoded by the exons ATGGGCGCCTGTGTGTGTCGCGCGAACCCCGACAACGAGACGATGAGCGTCTCCTCGGCGAGCATCTCCCGTCCGGCCAGCGCAG GCATCGCCATGGGCGCTGCGCGCAAGAACCGACCGCTCTGCCACGAGACCATCCGGTGGCGATCGGACGTCCCACTCACCGAGGGGCAGCTGAGGTCCAAGAGGGACGAGTTCTGGGACACGGCGCCCGCCTTTGATGGCCGCAAGGAGATCTGGGATGCGCTGCGGGCGGCCACCAACGCGGCCGAGGGCCTCGACTTTCAGATGGCGCAGGCCATCCTGGACGGGGCCAATGTCTCAGTTCCGAATGG ATACCTCACAGAATGTTACGATGAGCTGGGCACCCAGTACAAGGTGCCCATTTACTGTCTGTCATATCCCATAAATATCGTAAAGGAGGAGAACGGACGCGACTCGCCTGCCGAATACTCTGAGCCAGTGGATGGCGGTACCGAGATCTTTCTAAAGCTGCGCATATCATCGACCATGACTGATGTTAAACTACCGGTGTACTCCAAGGACACCGTGGGGCAGTGCAAGAAGAAGCTTCAG GCCGCCGAGGCTGTCGACGCCTGCTGCCAGCGATGGTTCTATAGTGGCAAGCTGCTGGGCGACAAGGTGCCCATCGATGAGTGCAGCATACACCAGGGATACGTGGTGCAGGTGATTGTAAACACGGAGCACTTCAACCACGACAACAGCACGAGTACGGCGCACGCCAGCTAG
- the Or83a gene encoding odorant receptor 83a isoform X2 — MGQIQVAASFASSSGLHMVLCVLISGQYDVLFCSLKNVLATSYVLMGANMAELSQLQAEQSVSDAEPSQYAYSLEEQTPLRELLQPTAESSRDFATAFRQSFVHCIQHHRYIVAALKKMERFYSPIWFVKIGEVTFLMCLVAFVSTKSTSANSFMRMVSLGQYLLLVLYELFIICYFADIVFQNSQRCGEALWRSPWQRHLKEVRRDYLLFMLNSRRQFQLTAGKITNLNVERLRGTITTAFSFLTLLQKMDSRG; from the exons ATGGGACAGATTCAAGTGGCGGCCTCCTTCGCCTCCTCGAGTGGTCTGCATATGGTGCTTTGTGTCCTTATATCAGGACAATATGATGTGCTCTTTTGCAGTCTTAAGAATGTGTTGGCCACAAGCTATGTGCTAATGGGAGCCAATATGGCAGAGCTAAg CCAATTGCAAGCTGAGCAATCTGTGTCTGATGCCGAGCCCAGTCAATATGCATACTCTCTAGAGGAGCAGACTCCTCTTCGAGAACTTTTACAACCAACTGCAGAATCCTCACGAGATTTTGCCACAGCTTTCCGGCAGTCTTTCGTACACTGCATTCAGCACCACCGTTATATAGTGGCGGCTTTGAAGAAAATGGAGCGATTCTACAGTCCTATATGGTTTGTGAAAATCGGTGAAGTCACCTTCCTCATGTGCCTGGTGGCTTTTGTCTCGACGAAGAGCACTTCGGCCAACTCTTTCATGCGGATGGTTTCCCTGGGACAGTACTTGCTCCTGGTACTGTACGAGCTCTTTATCATCTGTTATTTTGCGGACATCGTATTCCAGAACAGTCAACGATGTGGTGAGGCCCTTTGGCGAAGTCCGTGGCAACGACATTTAAAGGAGGTTCGCAGGGATTACCTTTTATTTATGCTGAATTCCCGTCGGCAGTTTCAACTAACTGCTGGAAAAATAACCAATCTAAACGTGGAAAGATTAAGAGGG ACTATTACCACAGCCTTTTCGTTTCTCACCTTGCTGCAAAAGATGGATTCACGAGGATAG
- the Or83a gene encoding odorant receptor 83a isoform X3 has product MESKAKKDTIKDDSKRRDLFVFVRQTMCIAAMYPFGYYVKGSGILAHLVRICDMLYEFFNYFVSVHIAGLFICTIYINYGQGDLDFFVNCLIQTIIYLWTIAMKLYFRRFRPDLLNALLSKVNDEYEPRSAVGFSYVTMAESYRISKMWIKTYVYCCYIGTIFWLALPIAYRDKSLPLACWYPFDYTQPIVYEVVFFLQAMGQIQVAASFASSSGLHMVLCVLISGQYDVLFCSLKNVLATSYVLMGANMAELSQLQAEQSVSDAEPSQYAYSLEEQTPLRELLQPTAESSRDFATAFRQSFVHCIQHHRYIVAALKKMERFYSPIWFVKIGEVTFLMCLVAFVSTKSTSANSFMRMVSLGQYLLLVLYELFIICYFADIVFQNSQRCGEALWRSPWQRHLKEVRRDYLLFMLNSRRQFQLTAGKITNLNVERLRGTITTAFSFLTLLQKMDARG; this is encoded by the exons ATGGAGAGCAAAGCCAAGAAAGATACGATTAAAGACGACTCCAAGCGCCGTGACCTTTTTGTATTTGTAAGACAAACCATGTGCATAGCGGCCATGTATCCGTTTGGATATTACGTCAAGGGATCTGGGATCCTGGCCCATCTGGTCCGAATCTGCGACATGCTCTACGAATTCTTCAACTATTTTGTATCCGTGCATATCGCTGGCTTGTTCATCTGtaccatatatataaattacgGCCAGGGCGACCTGGACTTCTTCGTGAACTGTTTGATTCAAACCATCATTTATTTGTGGACCATTGCAATGAAGCTTTACTTTCGTCGGTTCAGGCCAGACTTGCTGAATGCGCTCTTGTCTAAAGTCAATGACGAGTATGAGCCACGTTCTGCCGTCGGATTCAGCTATGTCACAATGGCGGAGTCTTATCGGATATCCAAGATGTGGATCAAAACCTATGTATACTGTTGTTATATTGGCACGATTTTCTGGCTGGCCCTTCCCATAGCTTATAGGGATAAGAGTCTGCCACTAGCCTGTTGGTATCCCTTCGATTACACG CAACCCATTGTCTATGAGGTAGTGTTTTTTCTTCAGGCGATGGGACAGATTCAAGTGGCGGCCTCCTTCGCCTCCTCGAGTGGTCTGCATATGGTGCTTTGTGTCCTTATATCAGGACAATATGATGTGCTCTTTTGCAGTCTTAAGAATGTGTTGGCCACAAGCTATGTGCTAATGGGAGCCAATATGGCAGAGCTAAg CCAATTGCAAGCTGAGCAATCTGTGTCTGATGCCGAGCCCAGTCAATATGCATACTCTCTAGAGGAGCAGACTCCTCTTCGAGAACTTTTACAACCAACTGCAGAATCCTCACGAGATTTTGCCACAGCTTTCCGGCAGTCTTTCGTACACTGCATTCAGCACCACCGTTATATAGTGGCGGCTTTGAAGAAAATGGAGCGATTCTACAGTCCTATATGGTTTGTGAAAATCGGTGAAGTCACCTTCCTCATGTGCCTGGTGGCTTTTGTCTCGACGAAGAGCACTTCGGCCAACTCTTTCATGCGGATGGTTTCCCTGGGACAGTACTTGCTCCTGGTACTGTACGAGCTCTTTATCATCTGTTATTTTGCGGACATCGTATTCCAGAACAGTCAACGATGTGGTGAGGCCCTTTGGCGAAGTCCGTGGCAACGACATTTAAAGGAGGTTCGCAGGGATTACCTTTTATTTATGCTGAATTCCCGTCGGCAGTTTCAACTAACTGCTGGAAAAATAACCAATCTAAACGTGGAAAGATTAAGAGGG ACTATTACCACAGCCTTTTCGTTTCTGACCTTGCTGCAAAAGATGGATGCACGAGGATAG
- the Or83a gene encoding odorant receptor 83a isoform X1, which translates to MGQIQVAASFASSSGLHMVLCVLISGQYDVLFCSLKNVLATSYVLMGANMAELSQLQAEQSVSDAEPSQYAYSLEEQTPLRELLQPTAESSRDFATAFRQSFVHCIQHHRYIVAALKKMERFYSPIWFVKIGEVTFLMCLVAFVSTKSTSANSFMRMVSLGQYLLLVLYELFIICYFADIVFQNSQRCGEALWRSPWQRHLKEVRRDYLLFMLNSRRQFQLTAGKITNLNVERLRGTITTAFSFLTLLQKMDARG; encoded by the exons ATGGGACAGATTCAAGTGGCGGCCTCCTTCGCCTCCTCGAGTGGTCTGCATATGGTGCTTTGTGTCCTTATATCAGGACAATATGATGTGCTCTTTTGCAGTCTTAAGAATGTGTTGGCCACAAGCTATGTGCTAATGGGAGCCAATATGGCAGAGCTAAg CCAATTGCAAGCTGAGCAATCTGTGTCTGATGCCGAGCCCAGTCAATATGCATACTCTCTAGAGGAGCAGACTCCTCTTCGAGAACTTTTACAACCAACTGCAGAATCCTCACGAGATTTTGCCACAGCTTTCCGGCAGTCTTTCGTACACTGCATTCAGCACCACCGTTATATAGTGGCGGCTTTGAAGAAAATGGAGCGATTCTACAGTCCTATATGGTTTGTGAAAATCGGTGAAGTCACCTTCCTCATGTGCCTGGTGGCTTTTGTCTCGACGAAGAGCACTTCGGCCAACTCTTTCATGCGGATGGTTTCCCTGGGACAGTACTTGCTCCTGGTACTGTACGAGCTCTTTATCATCTGTTATTTTGCGGACATCGTATTCCAGAACAGTCAACGATGTGGTGAGGCCCTTTGGCGAAGTCCGTGGCAACGACATTTAAAGGAGGTTCGCAGGGATTACCTTTTATTTATGCTGAATTCCCGTCGGCAGTTTCAACTAACTGCTGGAAAAATAACCAATCTAAACGTGGAAAGATTAAGAGGG ACTATTACCACAGCCTTTTCGTTTCTGACCTTGCTGCAAAAGATGGATGCACGAGGATAG
- the LOC108011232 gene encoding alpha-tocopherol transfer protein-like: MMMLHPTPDQRVSIREELREPEDPADIERDIKLIREWLETQPHLPKDMDDMRLTTFLRGCKFSLEKVKKKLDMYYTMRNAVPEFFSNRDINREELNIVLDYVHCPTLPGITPNGRRITFIRGIDCDFQPHHILDAMKVALMIGDVRLAEESVGIAGDIFILDASVASAAHFAKFSPTVVKKFLIAVQEAYPVKVKEVHVINISPLVDTIFNFVKPFVKEKIRSRITFHNDVESLYKVVPRDLLPNEYGGKAGNVVELNQWWKQKLVDNTQWFKDQEDKKANESLRPGAPKTSDDLFGMEGTFRQLNID; encoded by the exons ATGATGATGCTACACCCCACACCCGACCAGCGCGTGAGCATCCGCGAGGAGCTCCGCGAGCCAGAGGATCCCGCAGACATTGAACGCGACATCAAGCTGATCCGCGAGTGGCTGGAGACGCAGCCCCACCTGCCCAAGGACATGGACGACATGCGCCTCACGACCTTCCTGCGCGGCTGCAAGTTCAGCCTGGAGAAGGTGAAGAAGAAGCTGGACATGTACTACACCATGCGCAACGCCGTGCCCGAGTTCTTCTCCAACCGGGACATTAATCGTGAGGAACTCAACATCGTGCTGGACTATGT GCATTGCCCAACTCTGCCCGGAATCACGCCCAACGGACGCCGCATCACGTTCATCCGGGGCATCGATTGCGACTTCCAGCCCCACCACATCCTGGACGCCATGAAGGTGGCCCTGATGATCGGGGACGTCCGCCTGGCGGAGGAGAGCGTCGGCATCGCCGGCGACATCTTCATCCTGGACGCGTCGGTGGCCAGCGCCGCCCACTTCGCCAAATTCTCGCCCACCGTGGTGAAGAAGTTCCTGATCGCCGTGCAGGAGGCGTATCCGGTGAAGGTGAAGGAGGTGCACGTGATCAACATCTCGCCGCTGGTGGACACCATCTTCAACTTCGTGAAGCCCTTCGTGAAGGAGAAGATCCGCAGCCGCATCACCTTCCACAACGACGTGGAGAGCCTCTACAAGGTGGTGCCCCGCGACCTCCTGCCCAACGAGTACGGCGGCAAGGCCGGCAACGTCGTGGAGCTGAACCAGTGGTGGAAGCAGAAGCTGGTCGACAACACCCAGTGGTTCAAGGACCAGGAGGACAAGAAGGCCAACGAGTCCCTGCGTCCCGGCGCCCCCAAGACCAGCGACGATCTGTTCGGCATGGAGGGCACTTTCCGCCAGCTGAACATCGACTAG
- the Orco gene encoding odorant receptor co-receptor (The RefSeq protein has 2 substitutions compared to this genomic sequence) yields MTTSMQPSKYTGLVADLMPNIRAMKYSGLFMHNFTGGSAFMKKVYSSVHLVLLLMQFAFILVNMALNAEEVNELSGNTITTLFFTHCITKFIYLAVNQKNFYRTLNIWNQVNTHPLFAESDARYHSIALAKMRKLFFLVMLTTVASATAWTTITFFGDSVKMVVDHETNSSIPVEIPRLPIKSFYPWNASHGLFYMISFAFQIYYVLFSMIHSNLCDVMFCSWLIFACEQLQHLKGIMKPLMELSASLDTCRPNSAALFRSLSANSKSELIHNEEKDPATDMDMTGVYSSKADWGAQFRAPSTLQSFGGNGGGGNGLVNGANPNGLTKKQEMMVRSAIKYWVERHKHVVRLVAAIGDTYGAALLLHMLTSTVKLTLLAYQATKINGVNVYAFTVVGYLGYALAQVFHFCIFGNRLIEESSSVMEAAYSCHWYDGSEEAKTFVQIVCQQCQKAMSISGAKFFTVSLDLFASVLGAVVTYFMVLVQLK; encoded by the exons ATGACAACCTCGATGCAGCCGAGCAAGTATACGGGCCTGGTGGCCGACCTGATGCCCAATATTCGGGCGATGAAGTACTCGGGCCTGTTTATGCACAACTTCACGGGCGGCAGTGCGTTCATGAAGAAGGTCTACTCCTCGGTGCACCTGGTGCTCCTGCTGATGCAGTTCGCCTTCATCCTGGTCAACATGGCCCTCAACGCCGAGGAGGTGAACGAGCTGTCGGGCAACACGATCACCACCCTCTTCTTCACCCACTGCATAACCAAGTTCATCTACCTGGCCGTCAACCAGAAGAATTTCTACAG AACCTTGAATATATGGAACCAGGTCAACACGCACCCCCTGTTCGCCGAATCAGATGCCCGCTACCACTCGATCGCCCTGGCCAAGATGAGGAAGCTGTTCTTCCTGGTGATGCTGACCACCGTGGCCTCGGCCACCGCCTGGACCACGATCACCTTCTTCGGGGACAGCGTCAAGATGGTGGTGGACCACGAAACGAACTCCAGCATTCCGGTGGAGATTCCGCGGCTGCCGATCAAGTCCTTCTACCCGTGGAACGCCAGCCACGGACTGTTCTACATGATCAGCTTCGCCTTTCAGATCTACTACGTGCTCTTCTCGATGATCCACTCCAACCTGTGCGACGTGATGTTCTGCTCCTGGCTGATCTTCGCCTGCGAGCAGCTGCAGCACCTGAAGGGCATCATGAAGCCCCTGATGGAACTGTCTGCCTCGCTGGACACCTACAGACCCAACTCGGCGGCCCTCTTCAGGTCCTTATCGGCCAACTCCAAGTCGGAGCTCATTCATAACGAAG AAAAGGATCCGGCCACCGACATGGACATGACGGGCGTCTACAGCTCGAAAGCGGATTGGGGCGCCCAGTTTCGAGCACCCTCGACGCTGCAGTCCTTCGGCGGCAACGGGGGCGGCGGCAACGGGCTGGTGAACGGGGCTAATCCCAACGGGCTGACCAAAAAACAGGAGATGATGGTGCGCAGTGCCATCAAGTACTGGGTGGAGCGGCACAAGCACGTCGTGCG CCTGGTGGCTGCCATTGGCGATACTTACGGAGCTGCCCTGCTGCTGCACATGTTGACCTCTACCATCAAGCTGACCCTGTTGGCATACCAGGCCACCAAAATCAACGGAGTGAACGTCTACGCCTTCACAGTCGTCGGCTACCTGGGATATGCCCTGGCCCAGGTGTTTCACTTCTGCATCTTTGGCAATCGCTTGATTGAGGAG AGCTCGTCTGTCATGGAGGCCGCCTACTCGTGCCACTGGTACGACGGATCCGAGGAGGCCAAGACCTTCGTCCAGATCGTGTGCCAGCAGTGCCAGAAGGCCATGAGCATATCGGGGGCTAAGTTCTTCACCGTTTCCCTGGATTTGTTTGCCTCG GTGCTCGGTGCAGTTGTCACCTACTTCATGGTGCTGGTGCAGCTCAAGTGA
- the Orco gene encoding odorant receptor co-receptor isoform X1 — translation MTTSMQPSKYTGLVADLMPNIRAMKYSGLFMHNFTGGSAFMKKVYSSVHLVLLLMQFAFILVNMALNAEEVNELSGNTITTLFFTHCITKFIYLAVNQKNFYRTLNIWNQVNTHPLFAESDARYHSIALAKMRKLFFLVMLTTVASATAWTTITFFGDSVKMVVDHETNSSIPVEIPRLPIKSFYPWNASHGLFYMISFAFQIYYVLFSMIHSNLCDVMFCSWLIFACEQLQHLKGIMKPLMELSASLDTYRPNSAALFRSLSANSKSELIHNEEKDPATDMDMTGVYSSKADWGAQFRAPSTLQSFGGNGGGGNGLVNGANPNGLTKKQEMMVRSAIKYWVERHKHVVRLVAAIGDTYGAALLLHMLTSTIKLTLLAYQATKINGVNVYAFTVVGYLGYALAQVFHFCIFGNRLIEESSSVMEAAYSCHWYDGSEEAKTFVQIVCQQCQKAMSISGAKFFTVSLDLFASVLGAVVTYFMVLVQLK, via the exons ATGACAACCTCGATGCAGCCGAGCAAGTATACGGGCCTGGTGGCCGACCTGATGCCCAATATTCGGGCGATGAAGTACTCGGGCCTGTTTATGCACAACTTCACGGGCGGCAGTGCGTTCATGAAGAAGGTCTACTCCTCGGTGCACCTGGTGCTCCTGCTGATGCAGTTCGCCTTCATCCTGGTCAACATGGCCCTCAACGCCGAGGAGGTGAACGAGCTGTCGGGCAACACGATCACCACCCTCTTCTTCACCCACTGCATAACCAAGTTCATCTACCTGGCCGTCAACCAGAAGAATTTCTACAG AACCTTGAATATATGGAACCAGGTCAACACGCACCCCCTGTTCGCCGAATCAGATGCCCGCTACCACTCGATCGCCCTGGCCAAGATGAGGAAGCTGTTCTTCCTGGTGATGCTGACCACCGTGGCCTCGGCCACCGCCTGGACCACGATCACCTTCTTCGGGGACAGCGTCAAGATGGTGGTGGACCACGAAACGAACTCCAGCATTCCGGTGGAGATTCCGCGGCTGCCGATCAAGTCCTTCTACCCGTGGAACGCCAGCCACGGACTGTTCTACATGATCAGCTTCGCCTTTCAGATCTACTACGTGCTCTTCTCGATGATCCACTCCAACCTGTGCGACGTGATGTTCTGCTCCTGGCTGATCTTCGCCTGCGAGCAGCTGCAGCACCTGAAGGGCATCATGAAGCCCCTGATGGAACTGTCTGCCTCGCTGGACACCTACAGACCCAACTCGGCGGCCCTCTTCAGGTCCTTATCGGCCAACTCCAAGTCGGAGCTCATTCATAACGAAG AAAAGGATCCGGCCACCGACATGGACATGACGGGCGTCTACAGCTCGAAAGCGGATTGGGGCGCCCAGTTTCGAGCACCCTCGACGCTGCAGTCCTTCGGCGGCAACGGGGGCGGCGGCAACGGGCTGGTGAACGGGGCTAATCCCAACGGGCTGACCAAAAAACAGGAGATGATGGTGCGCAGTGCCATCAAGTACTGGGTGGAGCGGCACAAGCACGTCGTGCG CCTGGTGGCTGCCATTGGCGATACTTACGGAGCTGCCCTGCTGCTGCACATGTTGACCTCTACCATCAAGCTGACCCTGTTGGCATACCAGGCCACCAAAATCAACGGAGTGAACGTCTACGCCTTCACAGTCGTCGGCTACCTGGGATATGCCCTGGCCCAGGTGTTTCACTTCTGCATCTTTGGCAATCGCTTGATTGAGGAG AGCTCGTCTGTCATGGAGGCCGCCTACTCGTGCCACTGGTACGACGGATCCGAGGAGGCCAAGACCTTCGTCCAGATCGTGTGCCAGCAGTGCCAGAAGGCCATGAGCATATCGGGGGCTAAGTTCTTCACCGTTTCCCTGGATTTGTTTGCCTCG GTGCTCGGTGCAGTTGTCACCTACTTCATGGTGCTGGTGCAGCTCAAGTGA